A stretch of the Polaribacter pacificus genome encodes the following:
- the rpmB gene encoding 50S ribosomal protein L28 — protein MSRVCELTGKKAMVGNNVSHALNRTKRKFDANLMVKRFYIPEEDKWITLKISASALKNINKKGISAVIKEARANGFLAK, from the coding sequence ATGTCTAGAGTTTGTGAACTTACAGGTAAAAAAGCAATGGTTGGGAACAATGTTTCTCACGCTTTGAACAGAACAAAAAGAAAATTTGACGCTAACTTAATGGTGAAGCGTTTTTATATTCCAGAAGAAGATAAATGGATTACATTAAAAATTTCTGCTTCTGCTTTAAAAAACATTAATAAAAAAGGAATCTCTGCTGTCATTAAAGAAGCAAGAGCAAATGGATTTTTAGCTAAATAA